From Watersipora subatra chromosome 8, tzWatSuba1.1, whole genome shotgun sequence, a single genomic window includes:
- the LOC137402721 gene encoding uncharacterized protein, which translates to MACIDAGEEGCVQVSYEKNDRTCKLSTSGAVQIEDLSSSVYVIDVDNIPYYHLVQGFGFEETNDHLDVTNLTRNAEDCYSYCILRYGTNCLLFTYGEGYCSIPQQNVQNVLVSKFNISSSNLLSTYFISAAQVSRQLTSLADYCNLTDQRVRDGRIGQHNMMAIPEVPDLNSCYKVCVALTGDCPTFSYNSNAEECFLTTANFLDDWTYLDVILGYNTYFKKDTEKWKLITKHLQRNNENFPDEAFREIGSYTEMVSEDDTYLNGSYTANSYLKNQLIDYWSDLDSKYKVRLELRSTSGSLLQYMEYNAVGTTSTDWFSASNFLESSYSDLSSTVEHNIWEIG; encoded by the exons ATGGCATGCATTGATGCCGGTGAAGAGGGATGTGTACAGGTGTCCTATGAGAAAAATGACAGGACCTGTAAACTTTCCACTTCAGGAGCTGTACAAATTGAAGATTTATCTTCTAGCGTGTACG TCATCGATGTCGATAATATTCCTTACTACCACTTAGTCCAAGGATTTGGCTTTGAAGAGACTAACGACCACCTTGATGTAACAAATTTGACTCGCAATGCAGAAGACTGTTATAGCTACTGTATCTTGCGATATGGAACTAACTGCTTGTTATTCAC GTACGGAGAAGGGTATTGCTCAATTCCGCAGCAGAATGTCCAAAATGTATTAGTTTCTAAATTTAACATTTCTTCAAGTAATCTTCTCAGCACGTACTTTATATCAGCAGCGCAAGTCTCAAGACAGCTGACAT CCTTAGCAGATTATTGCAACCTTACAGACCAGCGCGTTAGAGATGGCAGAATTGGACAACACAATATGATGGCTATCCCTGAGGTGCCAGATCTAAATTCTTGCTACAAAGTATGTGTGGCTCTGACTGGAGATTGTCCTACCTTTAG CTACAACTCCAATGCAGAAGAGTGTTTTCTTACTACTGCAAACTTTCTTGATGACTGGACATACTTGGATGTGATTCTTGGATACAACACCTACTTTAAAAAGGATACAG agaaatggaaaTTGATTACAAAGCACCTGCAGCGCAACAATGAAAATTTCCCTGATGAGGCCTTTCGTGAG ATCGGAAGCTATACTGAAATGGTAAGCGAAGATGACACCTACCTGAATGGATCCTATACAGCAAACAGCTATTTGAAAAACCAGCTTATCGACTACTGGAGTGATCTGGACTCTAAATATAAG GTACGTTTAGAGTTGAGGTCAACTTCTGGGTCTCTACTCCAATATATGGAATATAACGCAGTTGGTACTACATCAACTGATTGGTTTTCTGCTAGCAACTTTCTGGAGTCATCTTACTCTGATCTCTCATCTACTGTTGAACACAACATTTGGGAAATTGGGTGA